From a region of the Thermus caldilimi genome:
- the fdnG gene encoding formate dehydrogenase-N subunit alpha has translation MLTRRKFIGLAGAVTGGALFLERGMAQGARPVLRKPIGEKPLICPYCATGCGMIAAVQGGRLVNLEGDPDHPINQGALCSKGQAARGFVQSPYRVTKVLYRAPGSERWEEKDWEWALDRIAHLIKDTRDRGWVEVDDQGQTVRRTEAIATLGTSVGSNEEAYAMSKLFRALGIVYIEHQARICHSSTVPALGNSFGRGAMTNHPIDFKNADVILVQGGNPAEQHPLTFRWILEAKERGAKLIVVDPRFNRTASKADLFAQIRPGTDIAFMGGMIRYILENKRYDEFYVKHYTNASFLVHPEFKTATELDGLFSGYDPEKKTYDTSTWAYQVDENGQVKTDPTLQDPHCVFQILKRQYERYTPEVVSKITGIPVEKLLAIYDLYSSTGRPDRAGTITYAMGATQHTYGTQHIRTYAIVQLLLGNIGIPGGGVNALRGHSNVQGSTDFALLYHDLPGYLGLPSGDKPTLKEWLGSRVPKANYAPSANWWQNYPKYFVSLLKAWWPKVAPEEAYGYLPKLSPHKDGIPDQSADYSHYALFHAMLAGRIEGLIAIGQNPANSAANVNLARKALDKLRWLVVVDPMETETAAHWKRPGVDPKAIQTEVFLLPSAVWAEKSGSITNTGRWAQWYDKALDPPGEAKDELWILTELVRRLKKLYAEEGGPNKEAILNLSWWEHSEHMAEEVAKEYNGYDLTTGKLMARFADLRDDGTTACGNWLYCGAFTEEGNKMARRDPRDTHPLGLGLYQNWAFAWPANRRILYNRASTDLKGQPRNPAKWLVRWNPKEEKWEGDVPDGVAPPEKALPFIMLPEGVGRLFAAQLKDGPFPEHYEPWESALANLISGQDKNPVCKVWVGDLDVYGSPEEYPIVATTYRLTEHWHTGMMSRNVPWLLELQPDPFVEMDVELAKSLGVKNGEWVRIKSARGEMKAVALVTPRVQPVKVGDKTLHQVGIVIHWGYQGGNPGDSANQLTPQALDPNSFIQETKAFLVRIEKA, from the coding sequence ATGCTCACCCGCCGCAAGTTTATCGGCTTGGCGGGCGCGGTCACGGGAGGGGCTCTTTTCCTCGAACGGGGGATGGCCCAAGGTGCCCGGCCTGTGTTGCGCAAGCCCATAGGGGAAAAGCCCCTTATCTGCCCTTACTGCGCCACGGGTTGCGGGATGATCGCAGCGGTGCAGGGGGGGAGGTTAGTCAACCTCGAGGGCGACCCCGACCACCCCATCAACCAAGGGGCCCTTTGCTCCAAAGGCCAGGCGGCCCGGGGGTTTGTGCAAAGCCCATACCGGGTCACCAAGGTCCTCTACCGGGCCCCGGGTTCTGAGCGCTGGGAGGAGAAGGACTGGGAATGGGCCCTGGACCGGATCGCCCACTTGATCAAGGACACCCGGGACCGGGGCTGGGTGGAGGTGGACGACCAGGGCCAGACGGTGCGGCGCACGGAGGCCATCGCCACCTTGGGCACCAGCGTGGGCTCCAACGAGGAGGCCTACGCCATGAGCAAGCTCTTCCGGGCCCTGGGCATCGTCTACATTGAGCACCAGGCCCGCATCTGCCACTCCTCCACGGTTCCGGCCCTGGGCAACAGCTTTGGGCGCGGGGCCATGACCAACCACCCCATTGACTTCAAGAACGCTGATGTGATCTTGGTGCAGGGTGGGAACCCAGCAGAACAGCACCCTCTCACCTTCCGCTGGATCCTCGAGGCCAAGGAGCGGGGGGCCAAGCTCATCGTGGTGGACCCCCGCTTCAACCGCACCGCTTCCAAAGCCGACCTCTTCGCCCAGATCCGCCCGGGCACCGACATCGCCTTCATGGGCGGCATGATCCGCTACATCCTGGAGAACAAGCGCTACGATGAGTTCTACGTCAAGCACTACACCAACGCCTCCTTCCTGGTCCACCCGGAGTTCAAGACGGCCACGGAGCTGGACGGGCTTTTCTCCGGCTACGATCCTGAGAAGAAGACCTACGACACCTCCACCTGGGCCTACCAGGTGGACGAAAACGGCCAGGTCAAGACCGATCCCACCCTGCAGGACCCCCACTGCGTCTTCCAAATCCTGAAGCGGCAGTACGAGCGCTACACCCCCGAGGTGGTTTCCAAGATCACCGGTATCCCCGTGGAGAAGCTCCTGGCCATCTACGACCTCTATTCCTCCACAGGGCGCCCCGACCGGGCGGGCACCATCACCTACGCCATGGGGGCCACCCAGCACACCTACGGCACCCAGCACATCCGCACCTACGCCATCGTCCAGCTCCTCCTGGGCAACATCGGCATTCCAGGGGGCGGGGTGAACGCCCTCCGCGGCCACTCCAACGTCCAGGGGAGCACCGACTTCGCCCTTCTCTACCACGACCTCCCCGGCTACCTGGGCCTCCCCAGCGGAGACAAGCCCACCCTGAAGGAATGGCTGGGCTCCCGGGTACCCAAGGCCAACTACGCTCCCTCCGCCAACTGGTGGCAGAACTACCCCAAGTACTTCGTGAGCCTCCTGAAGGCCTGGTGGCCCAAAGTGGCCCCTGAGGAGGCCTACGGCTACCTGCCCAAGCTCTCCCCCCATAAGGACGGCATCCCCGACCAGAGCGCCGATTACTCCCACTATGCCCTCTTCCACGCTATGCTGGCGGGCCGCATCGAGGGGCTTATCGCTATCGGGCAAAACCCCGCCAACTCCGCCGCCAACGTCAACCTGGCCCGGAAGGCCCTGGACAAGCTGAGGTGGCTGGTGGTGGTGGACCCCATGGAAACGGAGACCGCCGCCCACTGGAAGCGGCCTGGGGTGGACCCCAAGGCCATCCAGACCGAGGTCTTCCTCCTGCCTTCGGCGGTGTGGGCGGAGAAGTCCGGGAGCATCACCAATACCGGCCGCTGGGCCCAGTGGTACGACAAGGCTCTGGATCCTCCAGGTGAAGCCAAGGATGAACTCTGGATCCTCACCGAGCTGGTACGGCGCCTTAAGAAGCTCTATGCGGAGGAGGGTGGGCCCAACAAGGAAGCCATCCTGAACCTCTCCTGGTGGGAGCACTCCGAGCATATGGCGGAGGAGGTGGCCAAGGAGTACAACGGCTACGACCTCACCACCGGGAAGCTCATGGCCAGGTTCGCCGACCTCCGGGACGACGGCACCACCGCCTGCGGCAACTGGCTCTACTGCGGGGCCTTCACCGAGGAGGGGAACAAGATGGCCCGCCGGGATCCCAGGGACACCCACCCCTTGGGGCTGGGGCTTTACCAGAACTGGGCTTTTGCTTGGCCCGCCAACCGGCGAATCCTCTACAATCGGGCTTCCACGGACCTTAAGGGCCAGCCCAGGAACCCCGCCAAGTGGCTGGTGCGCTGGAATCCAAAAGAGGAGAAGTGGGAAGGGGACGTTCCCGACGGCGTGGCGCCCCCGGAGAAAGCCCTGCCTTTCATCATGCTTCCCGAGGGGGTGGGGAGGCTCTTCGCTGCCCAGCTTAAGGACGGCCCCTTCCCCGAACACTACGAGCCTTGGGAGAGCGCCTTGGCCAACCTCATCTCCGGCCAGGACAAGAACCCGGTGTGCAAGGTCTGGGTGGGGGATCTGGACGTCTACGGCAGCCCCGAGGAGTACCCCATCGTGGCCACCACCTACCGCCTCACCGAGCACTGGCACACCGGGATGATGAGCCGCAACGTCCCCTGGCTTTTGGAGCTCCAGCCTGACCCCTTTGTGGAGATGGACGTGGAGCTGGCCAAGAGCCTGGGGGTCAAGAACGGGGAATGGGTGCGCATCAAAAGTGCCCGCGGCGAGATGAAGGCGGTGGCCCTGGTCACCCCCAGGGTCCAGCCGGTGAAGGTGGGGGACAAGACGTTGCACCAGGTGGGCATCGTCATCCACTGGGGCTACCAGGGCGGGAACCCCGGCGACTCGGCCAACCAGCTCACGCCCCAGGCCCTGGACCCCAACAGCTTCATCCAGGAGACCAAGGCCTTCCTGGTAAGGATTGAGAAGGCGTAG
- a CDS encoding 4Fe-4S dicluster domain-containing protein: MPNPKDYAILFDASRCIGCKACQVACKQWNDLEAEKTENRGSYTNPPRLTAHTWISMRYYEGLRPDGDPYFDFIRGSCMHCTHAPCVVSCPTGAMAHREGGVVTVDEKTCIGCRSCVQACPYGAVHFDEARGVVHKCTMCYDRISNGDQPACVKACPTDALTFGTYQEIRALAEERVRVLKERGYARANVYGLAELGGTHVLYVLTEHPSQYDLPKAVREAEKRAATGWLSAGIAAAALGAGLKFIVERREALKGGGQ, encoded by the coding sequence ATGCCGAACCCGAAGGACTATGCCATCCTGTTTGACGCCAGCCGCTGCATCGGCTGCAAGGCCTGCCAGGTGGCCTGCAAGCAGTGGAATGACCTCGAGGCGGAAAAAACGGAGAACCGGGGAAGCTACACCAACCCCCCCAGGCTTACGGCCCATACCTGGATCTCCATGCGCTACTACGAGGGCTTGAGGCCGGATGGCGACCCCTATTTTGACTTCATCCGCGGGTCTTGCATGCACTGCACCCACGCCCCTTGCGTGGTGAGCTGCCCCACTGGGGCCATGGCCCACCGGGAAGGTGGGGTGGTCACGGTGGACGAGAAGACCTGCATCGGCTGTCGCTCCTGCGTTCAGGCCTGCCCCTATGGGGCGGTCCACTTTGACGAGGCTCGAGGGGTGGTCCACAAGTGCACCATGTGCTACGACCGCATCTCCAATGGCGACCAGCCCGCCTGCGTCAAGGCCTGCCCCACCGATGCTCTGACCTTTGGGACGTATCAGGAGATCCGGGCTTTGGCAGAAGAAAGGGTGCGGGTGCTCAAAGAGCGGGGTTATGCCAGGGCCAATGTTTACGGACTAGCGGAGCTTGGGGGCACCCACGTCCTCTATGTGCTCACCGAGCACCCGAGCCAATACGACTTACCTAAGGCGGTCCGGGAGGCGGAGAAGCGGGCGGCCACAGGCTGGCTCTCTGCTGGCATCGCCGCTGCGGCCCTGGGGGCGGGGCTTAAGTTTATCGTGGAGCGGCGCGAAGCCCTCAAAGGAGGCGGTCAATGA
- the nrfD gene encoding NrfD/PsrC family molybdoenzyme membrane anchor subunit produces MITVNLPNPMGEEHWGFWIALYFFLAGTTGGAYLLSVLFYDKDQGLVRRSALWAFLGVAVGAGLLVIDLGQPLRFLNLLLNGFHPASVMWLGSWFLVLAGAGLLWVYLRPTSRGVQQGVAVLAALVVGYTAVLLMQTAKPFWNASPLLPWLFLASAATAGGALLRLWYPHEKLSRLVIASALVEGAVLALHLIWTYPAATPGVLALLVGPLAWAFWGFVVVGWGLPLFLERRNAALAALLTLVGAFLLRYFVVMAGQV; encoded by the coding sequence ATGATCACCGTAAACCTTCCCAACCCTATGGGCGAGGAGCACTGGGGTTTTTGGATTGCCCTTTACTTCTTCCTGGCGGGAACCACAGGGGGGGCTTACTTGCTCAGCGTCCTCTTCTACGACAAGGACCAGGGTTTGGTGCGTCGTAGCGCCCTGTGGGCGTTCCTAGGGGTGGCGGTGGGCGCTGGCTTGCTGGTCATAGACCTAGGCCAACCTTTGCGGTTTCTTAACCTTCTCTTGAACGGCTTTCACCCGGCTTCGGTCATGTGGCTGGGCAGTTGGTTCTTGGTCTTGGCTGGGGCTGGGCTTTTGTGGGTCTACCTTAGGCCCACCTCTAGGGGAGTGCAGCAGGGAGTAGCGGTGCTGGCGGCTTTGGTGGTGGGGTACACCGCGGTGCTCCTGATGCAAACCGCCAAGCCCTTCTGGAACGCCTCTCCCCTGCTTCCCTGGCTCTTCTTAGCCTCGGCGGCCACGGCGGGAGGGGCGCTCTTGCGGCTTTGGTATCCCCATGAAAAGCTGAGCCGTTTGGTCATTGCCTCCGCCCTCGTGGAAGGGGCAGTCTTGGCCTTGCACCTCATCTGGACGTATCCGGCTGCCACTCCTGGTGTTTTGGCCCTCCTGGTAGGTCCTCTGGCCTGGGCCTTCTGGGGGTTTGTGGTGGTAGGGTGGGGTCTGCCCCTCTTCTTGGAGCGGAGGAACGCGGCCCTGGCGGCCCTTCTCACCCTGGTGGGGGCTTTTTTGCTCCGCTACTTCGTGGTGATGGCAGGCCAAGTGTAA
- a CDS encoding formate dehydrogenase accessory sulfurtransferase FdhD — protein MWRFEGGRFQEEAYPLPEEERFLLLVNGKPWASFSYTPGDEVYLALGHLFLSGVLSGLEGVRWLVGEGVVAVDLPGDPEKGVGVRDSGCAAGLRYGEPRLSPLPKVPLDPELPLELMAQLRQHAVRYARTRGIHGAALFDLSGRLLYLNEDIGRHNAVDRLAGYMLLEDMRPPVLLAVTGRVSQEMAGKAIGMGAVLLASRTGATAPAVGLARRYGLALAAYVRPTGYRLYAPGGMPVPEGVLRP, from the coding sequence ATGTGGAGGTTTGAAGGGGGCCGCTTTCAGGAGGAAGCCTATCCCTTGCCGGAGGAGGAGCGATTCCTCCTTTTGGTGAACGGCAAGCCCTGGGCTTCCTTCAGCTATACCCCTGGGGATGAGGTCTACCTGGCCCTAGGCCATCTCTTCCTGAGCGGGGTGCTTTCGGGCCTCGAGGGGGTGCGGTGGCTGGTGGGCGAAGGGGTGGTGGCCGTGGACCTGCCCGGGGATCCCGAGAAGGGGGTGGGGGTGCGGGATAGCGGTTGCGCTGCGGGGCTACGCTATGGTGAACCCAGGCTTTCCCCCTTGCCGAAGGTACCCCTGGATCCCGAACTGCCCCTGGAGCTCATGGCCCAGCTGCGCCAGCATGCGGTGCGCTACGCCCGGACCCGAGGCATACATGGAGCGGCCCTCTTTGACCTTTCCGGACGGCTTCTCTACCTCAACGAGGATATCGGCCGCCACAACGCCGTGGACCGCCTGGCAGGGTACATGCTCCTGGAGGACATGCGGCCTCCCGTGCTCTTGGCGGTAACCGGCAGGGTGAGCCAGGAGATGGCGGGCAAGGCCATTGGCATGGGAGCGGTGCTCCTGGCAAGCCGCACGGGGGCAACTGCCCCTGCGGTGGGCCTGGCCCGCCGCTACGGCCTGGCCCTGGCGGCCTACGTGCGCCCAACAGGCTACCGCCTCTACGCCCCAGGCGGTATGCCGGTACCCGAAGGGGTTCTCAGGCCTTAG
- the tatA gene encoding twin-arginine translocase TatA/TatE family subunit has product MRLGPVEILLILLVILLLFGAKKLPELARGIGQSAKEFKKGLQEGEEKKEEPKA; this is encoded by the coding sequence ATGCGCTTAGGTCCGGTGGAAATCCTCCTCATCCTTCTCGTCATCCTCCTCCTCTTCGGCGCCAAGAAGCTTCCCGAGCTGGCCCGGGGCATTGGCCAGTCGGCCAAGGAGTTCAAAAAGGGCCTCCAGGAGGGCGAGGAGAAGAAGGAAGAGCCTAAGGCCTGA
- a CDS encoding beta/gamma crystallin-related protein — MKTPVQVFLTTAHAMALVVILFLGLPAPAYGLSMGYHYDLIREAMRQEGFGKDAFSIALAANSYTDLFQEQAVEWVIDDDFARASKQLVDFLHFDGLPEGQWINRYWRQLIHNTHAALTEKVRAQDRLGALMVMGVTLHVVQDFYAHSNWVELDLPRRSGIKDATYFDLSPKQLEPLLSGSVVWGQNGLFTHWEGGLSHDALHKDHAGKPYFDQAYRCAYKASLQWLRLMRKWIVDDMRKPDFWNSLQGFQFTGNRGHLYTLTNFDEGTIRWLSTYGGAWKTPRQWGESDIFADDMPNVPGIGITQQSSGYPFLGREWFSNASLIARDLFEVRLKLNGTYTLIKLLRVENLNVVHGYVDSLLPVDNAVISNAISFLAKSTQSDYYRVKWLRVRIPEAMDLDTGAGWDNVNNEEVGGTSDYWVMFIINGETEHPYTEAEYVDSSHSYPVWGVIKPLWGTQPVRVQIHMFESDPTNHKDEEMDIAPGDPKAFLLEFDPETGSYGSQLGYQIWRTPGGGYFIKSDGTGDMRARIYVSVWMMEDFPQPPSYPVFYADRNYDGLFLPVLNDRARLEVNGFNDRVSSLWIPPWGWSLDLYEHSNYQGRVLTLTHPEAYLNKMGWEDRISSVRAPRRPQNLPPFAVLWDGKDFTGAALPLLQSLPNLSTYGFYAELDAFKFNDKTSSIEVPIGWTLEVYEHPHFEGKSTQLTGSVADLSRIGWDNRISSVRVIPSVERREGSEREAILAALGEALKRFPDEDPAGLGFRYERADVRLSQDIDVRLKLRHLIEKDGWAWVEAQGENYAFEVIALLHKEGEQWRVKGVVNPAYVACPEESVDVLAFLYRSFQEKLPQVPTEIFPEVHPEREAILHTLQGAVPIEKVVFLVKEFSLHAGEARLIAYPRTPNGLGQFEPLIAVLRKDNQGWEIVDVRTGTVDHGE; from the coding sequence GTGAAGACGCCGGTTCAAGTTTTTTTGACCACCGCGCATGCGATGGCATTGGTGGTTATTTTGTTCCTTGGGCTCCCCGCGCCCGCTTACGGCCTCTCCATGGGCTACCACTATGACCTTATTCGTGAGGCAATGCGACAGGAGGGATTCGGGAAAGACGCTTTCAGCATAGCGCTGGCGGCAAACTCCTATACCGACCTCTTCCAAGAGCAGGCTGTGGAATGGGTCATCGACGATGATTTTGCCAGGGCGTCAAAGCAGCTAGTGGACTTCCTCCACTTCGACGGGCTACCTGAAGGGCAGTGGATTAACCGCTATTGGCGACAGCTAATCCACAATACTCATGCGGCGCTCACCGAAAAGGTTCGCGCCCAGGACAGACTGGGTGCGCTGATGGTCATGGGTGTCACGCTCCACGTTGTGCAGGATTTCTATGCTCATTCGAACTGGGTAGAGCTTGATCTCCCTCGGCGCTCCGGTATCAAAGACGCCACCTATTTTGACCTCTCGCCAAAGCAACTAGAACCACTTCTCAGCGGAAGCGTCGTTTGGGGACAGAATGGTCTGTTCACCCACTGGGAGGGAGGGCTTAGCCACGATGCTCTGCACAAGGATCACGCAGGCAAGCCCTATTTTGATCAGGCGTACCGTTGCGCCTATAAAGCGTCCCTGCAGTGGCTACGTCTTATGCGGAAATGGATAGTGGATGATATGAGGAAACCCGATTTCTGGAATAGCCTGCAGGGCTTTCAGTTCACGGGGAATCGAGGACACCTCTACACCCTGACCAACTTTGACGAGGGCACAATACGATGGCTAAGCACCTACGGCGGTGCATGGAAAACCCCGCGACAGTGGGGCGAAAGCGATATATTTGCGGATGATATGCCCAATGTACCGGGTATTGGCATCACGCAGCAGTCCTCAGGCTATCCCTTTCTCGGTAGAGAATGGTTTTCAAACGCTTCTCTAATCGCCCGGGACCTGTTCGAGGTGCGGCTGAAACTCAACGGCACGTATACCCTGATCAAGTTGCTGCGCGTGGAAAATTTAAACGTGGTACACGGTTATGTAGATTCCCTGCTCCCTGTGGATAATGCTGTCATCTCCAATGCCATCTCCTTCCTGGCAAAGTCAACCCAGAGCGACTATTACCGTGTGAAATGGCTGAGAGTGCGCATTCCTGAAGCGATGGATTTAGATACGGGTGCGGGTTGGGACAACGTAAATAACGAGGAGGTGGGGGGAACCAGCGACTATTGGGTGATGTTCATAATAAATGGCGAAACCGAACATCCCTACACGGAAGCAGAGTATGTGGATAGCAGCCACTCCTATCCGGTCTGGGGAGTGATCAAACCCCTCTGGGGTACCCAACCGGTACGCGTGCAAATCCACATGTTCGAAAGCGACCCCACAAACCATAAGGACGAGGAAATGGATATCGCTCCCGGTGACCCCAAGGCGTTTTTGTTGGAGTTCGACCCAGAAACGGGAAGTTACGGATCGCAACTCGGATATCAGATATGGCGGACTCCAGGCGGGGGCTACTTTATTAAAAGCGACGGCACAGGAGACATGCGGGCCCGAATATACGTCAGCGTCTGGATGATGGAAGATTTCCCCCAGCCGCCCTCGTATCCGGTTTTTTATGCCGACAGAAACTATGACGGCCTATTCTTGCCCGTTCTGAACGATCGCGCAAGGCTCGAAGTAAATGGCTTTAACGATAGAGTTTCCTCCCTGTGGATACCACCTTGGGGTTGGTCCCTAGACCTTTACGAACACTCAAATTATCAAGGCAGGGTACTCACCCTAACCCATCCTGAGGCTTATCTGAACAAGATGGGATGGGAGGACAGAATCAGCTCTGTACGTGCCCCCCGACGGCCACAGAATCTGCCCCCGTTTGCTGTCCTGTGGGATGGGAAAGACTTCACGGGAGCAGCGCTTCCACTTCTCCAGTCTTTGCCTAACCTGAGCACCTATGGTTTTTATGCGGAACTTGACGCTTTTAAGTTTAACGACAAAACCTCTTCCATTGAAGTTCCTATTGGATGGACTCTGGAGGTTTACGAACATCCCCATTTCGAGGGAAAATCCACGCAACTGACCGGTAGCGTTGCCGACCTCTCCAGGATAGGTTGGGATAACAGGATATCCTCCGTACGGGTTATCCCATCTGTTGAGCGAAGGGAGGGTTCTGAACGTGAAGCGATACTGGCTGCGTTAGGAGAAGCTTTGAAGCGATTCCCCGACGAGGACCCAGCTGGCTTAGGTTTCAGGTACGAGCGTGCGGACGTGCGTCTGTCCCAGGATATAGATGTCAGGTTAAAGCTGAGGCACCTCATAGAAAAAGACGGATGGGCGTGGGTGGAGGCCCAAGGGGAAAATTATGCCTTCGAGGTTATCGCCCTCTTGCACAAGGAGGGCGAGCAATGGAGGGTAAAGGGCGTCGTTAACCCCGCTTATGTGGCTTGTCCTGAGGAGTCCGTGGATGTGCTTGCTTTTCTGTACAGAAGCTTCCAGGAAAAATTACCCCAGGTTCCTACGGAGATATTTCCCGAGGTACACCCTGAGCGTGAGGCAATCCTGCATACACTTCAGGGCGCAGTGCCCATAGAGAAAGTGGTGTTTCTCGTGAAGGAGTTCTCCCTACATGCAGGCGAGGCTCGGCTGATTGCCTATCCCCGCACCCCAAATGGCTTGGGGCAGTTTGAACCGCTCATCGCAGTGCTAAGGAAGGACAACCAAGGCTGGGAAATCGTGGACGTTCGCACGGGAACCGTCGATCACGGTGAGTAG
- a CDS encoding ABC transporter ATP-binding protein: MLKLENITKRFGSVVANRRITLAVARGEVLALLGENGAGKTTLVSILYGLYAPDEGRILLEGKEVRIPSPKAAQRLGIALVPQHPELIEAHTVAENLALGLDLPLAFSRRALVRRLAALLEGHPLGVDLEAPVARLSAGEKQRVELLRALLNRPRVLVLDEPTSVLTPKEVEGLFQEIRRLKALGLAVIFISHKLEEVLAIADRIAVLRAGEKVGEVWRQEADKDLLVRLMVGRSLAPPPKVPPPREEVVLEVEDLLVPRHGFPVQGVSFALRAGEVLGIAGVAGSGQAELVQALAGLRPHQGRVRFLGKPWPRDPMGLFRQGVAHIPEERSMGVVGGMSVAENLALRTYPRFVRRGLLDYRAMEMEAEGLIQRYGIRTPSPRTPVRFLSGGNVQKVILARELQGGPRLLLAMHPTYGLDVGATEEVHGRILELVQGGAAVLLVSEDLDEILALSHRVAALYHGRFVGPVPREEADRERLGRMMTEGRV, encoded by the coding sequence ATGCTGAAACTGGAGAACATCACCAAGCGCTTTGGTTCCGTGGTGGCCAACCGCCGGATCACCCTCGCGGTGGCCCGGGGGGAGGTCCTGGCCCTTCTGGGGGAAAACGGGGCGGGGAAGACCACCTTGGTGAGCATCCTCTACGGCCTTTATGCCCCGGATGAGGGGCGGATCCTCCTGGAGGGCAAAGAGGTACGTATCCCGTCCCCCAAGGCCGCCCAGCGGCTGGGCATCGCCTTGGTGCCCCAGCATCCGGAGCTCATTGAGGCCCACACCGTGGCCGAGAACCTGGCTCTGGGCCTGGACCTGCCCCTGGCTTTCTCCCGCCGGGCTCTGGTGAGGCGGCTTGCGGCGCTTTTAGAAGGGCATCCTTTGGGCGTGGACCTCGAGGCGCCCGTGGCCCGTCTTTCCGCAGGGGAGAAGCAAAGGGTGGAGCTCCTTCGCGCCCTCCTTAACCGCCCCCGGGTGCTCGTCCTGGACGAGCCCACCAGCGTCCTTACCCCCAAGGAGGTGGAGGGGCTCTTCCAGGAGATCCGGCGCCTCAAGGCCTTGGGCCTGGCGGTGATCTTCATCAGCCACAAGCTGGAGGAGGTCCTGGCCATCGCCGACCGGATTGCCGTGCTTAGGGCCGGGGAGAAGGTGGGGGAGGTTTGGCGCCAGGAGGCGGACAAGGACCTCCTGGTGCGCCTCATGGTGGGCCGGAGCCTGGCCCCGCCCCCCAAGGTGCCCCCGCCCCGGGAGGAAGTGGTCCTCGAGGTGGAGGACCTTCTGGTGCCCCGGCACGGTTTCCCCGTCCAGGGGGTTTCCTTCGCCTTGCGGGCAGGGGAGGTGCTGGGGATTGCGGGGGTGGCGGGAAGCGGGCAGGCGGAGCTCGTGCAGGCCCTGGCGGGTCTCAGGCCCCACCAGGGCCGGGTGCGGTTCCTTGGCAAGCCCTGGCCCCGGGACCCCATGGGCCTCTTCCGCCAAGGGGTGGCCCATATTCCCGAGGAGCGGAGCATGGGGGTGGTGGGGGGCATGAGCGTGGCCGAAAACCTGGCCCTTAGAACCTACCCTCGCTTTGTTCGCAGGGGCTTGCTGGATTACCGGGCCATGGAAATGGAGGCGGAGGGCTTGATCCAGCGCTACGGCATCCGCACCCCCTCCCCCCGCACCCCGGTGCGGTTCCTCTCGGGAGGAAACGTGCAGAAGGTGATCCTGGCCCGGGAGCTCCAGGGGGGGCCTCGCCTTCTCTTGGCCATGCACCCCACCTACGGGCTGGATGTGGGGGCCACCGAGGAGGTTCACGGGCGTATCCTGGAGCTTGTGCAAGGCGGTGCGGCCGTGCTTTTGGTCAGCGAGGACCTGGACGAGATCCTGGCCCTCTCCCATAGGGTGGCGGCCCTGTACCACGGGCGCTTCGTGGGGCCCGTTCCCCGGGAGGAGGCGGACCGGGAGCGGCTGGGGCGGATGATGACGGAGGGGCGGGTATGA
- a CDS encoding ABC transporter permease, which translates to MRWELDPSPSPWKVFLAYSLVVALALLLLGLLFLLYGVSPLKAYGLLLSPLGDSLGLAEVGRRTIPLLLIGAGLALAFRVGFFNIGAEGQLLMGAVGGGYVALFLPPGPWTLPLMFLLGGGLGAVWSGLAAWLRVRFGANEILTTLMQNYLVYYLVVYLVAGPWKGQMVFGFLYTDRFPPEAQLPRLGDTLVHWPTLLLGIAAALGLQLLLFRTPLGFEWRILGENPEAARYLGLKGGRLILLAALLSGFLAGLAGVGEVAGIHLRLLEPAQISLGYGFTAILVAWLARGRPLWALFTAPLLGLILAGGDALKLALSMPFRVVDVVAGLLLLSLIGAEALSQRRLVWRR; encoded by the coding sequence ATGAGGTGGGAGCTGGATCCTAGCCCAAGCCCCTGGAAGGTGTTCTTGGCCTATAGCCTGGTCGTGGCCCTGGCCTTGTTGCTTTTAGGCCTTCTTTTCCTCCTCTATGGGGTATCCCCGCTAAAGGCCTACGGGCTTCTTCTCTCCCCTCTGGGGGATTCCTTGGGCCTGGCCGAGGTAGGGCGGCGCACCATCCCCCTCCTCCTTATCGGGGCAGGCTTGGCCCTGGCCTTTAGGGTAGGGTTTTTCAACATCGGGGCGGAGGGGCAGCTTCTCATGGGGGCGGTGGGAGGAGGCTACGTGGCCCTTTTCCTGCCTCCCGGACCCTGGACCCTGCCCCTCATGTTCCTTTTGGGGGGCGGTCTGGGGGCGGTTTGGAGTGGGCTTGCCGCCTGGCTTCGGGTGCGCTTTGGGGCCAACGAGATCCTAACCACCCTCATGCAGAACTACCTGGTCTACTACCTGGTGGTCTACCTGGTGGCGGGACCCTGGAAGGGGCAGATGGTCTTTGGCTTCCTCTACACGGACCGGTTTCCCCCGGAGGCCCAGCTTCCCCGCCTGGGGGATACCCTGGTGCACTGGCCCACCCTGCTTCTTGGGATTGCGGCGGCCTTGGGGCTTCAGCTCCTGCTCTTCCGCACCCCCTTGGGCTTTGAATGGCGCATCCTGGGGGAAAACCCGGAGGCTGCCCGGTACCTGGGCCTTAAGGGGGGCAGGCTGATCCTCTTGGCGGCGCTTCTTTCCGGTTTCCTTGCGGGCCTGGCGGGGGTGGGGGAGGTGGCGGGCATCCACCTGAGGCTTTTGGAGCCCGCCCAGATCTCCCTGGGGTACGGCTTCACCGCCATCCTGGTGGCCTGGCTGGCCCGGGGAAGGCCCCTTTGGGCGCTCTTTACCGCCCCCCTTCTCGGCCTCATCCTGGCCGGGGGGGATGCCTTGAAGCTTGCCCTTTCCATGCCCTTTCGGGTGGTGGACGTGGTGGCGGGGCTTTTGCTCCTCAGCCTCATCGGAGCCGAGGCCTTGAGCCAACGTCGCTTGGTCTGGAGGCGCTGA